ATGTCATTTAATTGTATTTCGTATCAACAAATCGTTAGATATTACTCCCTCGGTTCGAAATAAAAAAGCTTCTCAACTTTGTCGTATCTAGAAAAAGTTaagaagctttttttttttttggaatggagGAAGTACAATATAAAAATGTTCACACTCTTACTGTACTAGTATCGTATTGCTCTGTAGTTTTCAGTAAACCCTCGCCTAAATAAACCCCTTAATAATCAGACATTCGCCCCACGACCGTCGGAATTGAGAGAATGCATTGCAACTTTTCTCCCCAGCTTAGATCATTATAGTAGTAGTAGATAAGATAAATGAATTTTCCAATTTGATATTCAGTAGACCGACCTCGTCGTCCTGTCGCTGCTGGTTGTCTCGTATTTCATCCGCATCTGCCTCGTTCCCGGCGCGAAGGTGGAGTGCTGCTGCAGCTGCCGCCATTGCGGCTTCCTCCAGCCTCGATTCCGCATCGGCCGCCGCTACCCACGGGGAGTCCAGGTCGAGCACGTCCTCCTCGGCGCCGCCATCAGTTGACACCGGGCTCGCCTCTGCCTCGGCGGCGCGCGATGACGACGAGGACGGCGCCTTGGATAAGGATTCAGGGGAGGGGTCGCTGTGGGTTTCCAGCGCTCGCGATAACGTGGCGCCGACGGAAGCTGCTGCCATGGCGGGAGCTCGGATTTGGTTGTTGAGGCGGGATCAGTCGTCCGGCGAGGACTCGTGGTGCTGCTCGTTTTGTTTTGCTTTTTGTTTTGCCCGATCCCGAATATTTCCGATTGGGTTTGAGGTTTGAACTAAttttacagtactttttttttaaaaaaaatttgtAGTTGAGGTAAAACTTCCCCAGTGGGTGTCCTCTTATTCCTGAAAAAAAATGTAGAAGCTGATTTAAACTTTAAGTATATCCTTTCTACTATGTTTGAACAAATGTGGGGGATGACAATAAACTTTGAAAAGTGCAAAATCTGGTACTTATTAATGGCGCTGCTAGTGTACGGTCATCAGTGGGCACGGTCGAAATTCCAATGGCCCACGGGTGCCTTTTCTGGTCGGAACGCAGGGAATATGGAGAAAGCTAGGGGAGGATGGAGAGCATTGCCGAAACACTGCTAGAGGGGAGGAAGAAGAGAGCACCACAACCTCCTCCATCTCCTCGCCtaacaccaccacctcctccatctCCCCCACTGTTGGCTCCGCCACGGCTAGCCGCGTCGGCCCCTTCTCCGGTTCGATCATGGCTCACTGGATCCTTCTCCGCCGCGACCATGGCATCGCCGGATCTGGCTCGTGCTTCGACATGGTGAGGAAGGAGTTGAGGATGGGAGTAGGAGGCTGTCGGTTGGGAGAAGGAGGGCCGGAGGTAGAAGATGATGCGGGGAACCACGGGGAAGATGGGAGAACTGGGGATAAAAAAAGGTGTGTATGTGGGGGCCATGTTAGACAACATGAGTTATTAGCACTAAACGTGCCTCCGAAGTGAGTTTTCCCTATTAAATACCTGGAGTGTCTTTACACTATGAGAAGTTGAGAAAAAATATTTGCAACCGTTAATCGataaaaacataaaaaataaTAGGCGGTTTGTGGATCTGCTCAACAAGCATTCCCATTTACTTGTTATCTGCTGTTAAGTTCTCAAAGTTGGTAATTAGGGTCATTAACTCCCAACTGGTTCATTTTTGTGGGATAATTATAAGGGGTACAATGAATATTACTTAGCTAATTGGGAGTTGGTTACCATGAAAAAATATTATGGTGTCCTGAGGATTTCAAGCATCATAGAAATGAACCTTTGCTTACTTGCCTATTGGATTAGGAGGTATAGTTTGGATGAGCACAAGTTATGGAAACAAATTGTGGATTTTAAGTATGACACTCGAAACCCGAACATTTTCTGTTGCCATGGAAACAACTTTTCTCCTTTTTGGAACGGGGtcactgatacgttgcaaacgtatctataatctttgatgctccatgcttgttttacaccaatttatatatgttttttcttacacttcgttgcacttttatacattttccggcactgacctattaacaagatgccactgtgccagtttcctgttttctgctgttttgtatttcaaaaaagttatacaggaaatattctcggaattggataaaacaaaagccgaagtcaatattttacggtAAAGAAGACAGAGTCCATAGGGGGGTCGAaaaggcgccacagggcggccagaccaccccatggcgcggccaagggtgggcccacgccaaggggtggtgtgtgcccccaggcggccaccgacctcgcccttccgcctatttattcatgatCTCAGGAAAAAtataaacacccgagcctccatccacgaaaacttccgtcgtggccgccatcgtagaccctagctcgggagggttctgaagctcttcccagcaccctgccggagggggagatcataccggaggcctctacatcgccatgcccgcctccgaagtgatgcgtgagtagttcatcccaggACTATGGGtcgatagcagtagctagatggttgtcttctccaatttatccctcatgtttagatcttgtgagctgcctatcatgattaagatcatctttatgtaatgctacatgttgtgtttgctgggatccgatggatattgaatactatgttgagatcgattatatatttttcatatgttatttgtgatcttgcatgatctccaatgttagtagttgctctggccaagtaaatgcttgcgacttcaagagggagtatttatgctcgatagtagtttcatgcctctagttttctggaagagtgataataacttctaagattgtagatgcgatgttgccactagggagtaaacaacaatgttttatccaagggtaattctattatttacttttcacacattgcttaatgcgataatatgttgcttgcaacttaatactggaaggggttcggacgataaccggaaggtggattattaatcatagacgcagttggattacggtctatgtattatgttgtaatgcccaaacgaatatcatagtaatcatgttgtcatgtatggtctttattctgtcaattgcccagctgtagtttgttcacccaacatgttatttatctttatggagaaacacctctagtgaactgtggaccccagtcctttcttttacactaatAAATTTATCTACTgtaatcatgttctgtttactttatgCAAGCAtcgttctctttaattccactgcaagCATCTCTTTCCAcgtgatacgtttaatcctttgtgttcagcaaaaccggtgagattgacaacttcactgtAAATTGGGGcatagtattttggttgtgttgtgtgcaggttccacgttgttgctaacGCCTGTTGACAGGGTAtctacttgtcaatgcctacagattgtagacttagggtttcgtagaaagtagagggcaagtagatatcGAAGGTTCAgttgaaaaggtgctcgactcacGAATTAGGGTGTGTATTGACAAATAGATTTGATCCTTTCTTCTCCCCTcagtcccctttatataggaggaagagccgagggatttcgtgttgtacaagttacaaactctgGGAAGCCATCCAAGACTCTCCCATATCGTTACATGATTTatgattcctaatacaactctatattcCTTATCGAGATTCTCTGGGCTTCTGGGCCTTGAaagcttcgagtcgtgggcctccaTATAACctcgggtaccttattcggcaggccCGTTTGGTattcctatgtcagtagcccccgagatttagtTTGAATCGTAGGATCAAGCAAAATCTCCATCGTAGAATTGAGTCGCATCTTTATACATCATAGAGTCGAATATCTTTTGCTTAACATCTTttttgtacagggatattggtagatggggctggttcatctgacggatcaggtgccagttaactgctcttgtggcaaacccgtataaacctacttcaagctcaagtccctggacttgaacttgggatactggtgtaattcTACACGCGCCGCTTAAGGACTTATCGTGAATCGAATCCCAGCTatgttttatcgagtacctaatgtGTCCGCTAGGATTTTCTTCGCATATGTTGATACAGATGAAGTGGGAGAGCGCACAGGTGCGATACCATGACACATAGGACGGATCCTTGGGACTTATCTTCGCTAACTCTTTTGAGTTACAACATTCAGAATTTTACCGCGacggacgcgctctgagaatatattgtcgagtgcctttgtcgGCTGCTGGAATTGTGAATTTCCTCGAGTTGTCTGATGACAATATCttgatctcccgatgggagtacacgACAAGTTATGTGTAACTCAAAGATGTACGATAAGAATACTTCATCTGCAATTCTATATTGTATTGtcattctcttctttcttcttcctcaTAATTCATCGGGTGCgcaaccagcgctcccgatggttgtagcccccgaggctgcagccgagtgtttgcacttggttgtaggcttgatacgcgtacagcacgcgtccgttgggaaccccaagaggaaggtgtgatgcgtacagcggcaagttttccctcagtaagaaaccaaggtttatcgaaccagtaggagccaagaagcacgttgaaggttgatggcggcgagatgtagtgcggcgcaacaccagcgattctggcgccaacgtggaacctgcacaacacaaccaaagtactttgccccaacgaaacagtgaggttgtcaatctcaccggcttgctgtaacaaaggattagatgtatagtgtggatgatgattgtttgcagagaacagtagaacaagtattgcagtagattgtattcaatgtaaaagaatggaccggggtccacaattcactagtggtgtctctcccataagataaatagcatgttgggtgaacaaattacagttgggcaattgacaaatagagagggcatgacaatgcacatacatgatatgatgagtattgtgagatttaattgggcattacgacaaagtacatagaccgctatccagcatgcatctatgcctaaaaagtccaccttcaggttatcatccgaaccccttccagtattaagttgcaaacaacagacaattgcattaagtgtggtgcgtaatgtaatcaataactacatcctcggacatagcatcaatgttttatccctagtggcaacagcacatccacaaccttagaactttctgtcactgtcccagatttaatggaggcatgaacccactatcgagcataaatactccctcttggagttaagagtaaaaacttggccagagcctctactaataacggagagcatgcaagatcataaacaacacaaagagattgataatcaacataacatagtattctctatccatcggatcccaacaaacacaacatatagcattacagatagatgatcttgatcatgttaggcagctcacaagacccgacaatgaagcataatgaggagaagacgaccatctagctactgctatggacccatagtccaggggtgaactactcactcatcactccggaggcgaccatggcggtgaagagtcctccgagagatgattcccctttccggcagggtgccggagacgatctcctgaatcccccgagatgggattggcggcggcggcgtctctggaaggttttccgtatcgtggctctcggtattgggggtttcgcgacgaagactatatgtaggcggaagggcaggtcagggggccacacgggggccccacacgctagggccgcgcgggccccccctaggccgcgccgccctagtgtggcggcgccccgtggccccacttcgtcttcccttcggtcttctggaagcttcgtgtgaaaataggcccctgggcgttgatttcgtccaattccgagaatatttccttactaggatttctgaaaccaaaaacagcagaaacaaagaatcggctcttcggcatctcgttaataggttagtgccggaaaatgcataaatatgacataaagtatgcataaaacatgtagatatcatcaataatgtggcatggaacataagaaattatcgatacgtcggagacgtatcagcatccccaagcttagtttctgctcatcccgagcaggtaaacgataacaaagataatttctggagtgacatgccatcataaccttgatcatactattgtaagcatatgtaatgaatgcagcgatccaaacaatggtaaatgacatgagtaaaccaatgaatcatatagcaaggacttttcatgaatagtacttcaagacaagcatcaataagtcttgcataagagttaactcataaagcaataattcaaagtagaggtatcgaagcaacacaaaggaagattaagtttcagcggttgctttcaacttataacatgtatatctcatggataattgtcaacatagagtaatataacaagtgcaatatgcaagtatgtaggaatcaatgcacagttcacacaagtgtttgcttcttgagatggagagaaataggtgaactgactcaacataaaagtaaaagaaaggcccttcgcagagggaagcattgattgctatatttgtgctagagctttgattttgaaaacaagaaacaattttgtcaacggtagtaataaagcatatgtgttatgtaaattatatcttacaagttgcaagcctcatgcatagtatactaatagtgcccgcaccttgtcctaattagctcggattacctggattatcattgcaatgcatatgttttaaccaagtgtcacagaagggtacctctatgccgcctgtacaaaggtcaaaggagaaagctcgcattggatttctcgctattgattattctcaacttagacatccataccgggacaacatagacaacagataatggactcctctttaatgcataagcatgtagcaacaattaattttctcatatgagattgaggatgtttgtccaaaactgaaacttccaccatggatcatggctttagttagcggcccaatgttcttctctaacattatgcatgctataaccattttagtggtaaatctcccttacttcagacaagacggacatgcatagcaactcacatgatattcaacaaagagtagttgatggcgtccccaggaacatggttatcgcacaacaagcaacttaataagagataaagtgcataagtacatattcaataccacaatagtttttaggctatttgtcccatgagctattattgcaaaggtgaagaatggaaattttaaaggtagcactcaagcaatttactttggaatggcggagaaataccatgtagtaggtaggtatggtggacacaaatggtatagtggttggctcaaggattttggatgcatgagaagtattccctctcgatacaaggcttaggctagcaaggtttatttgaaacaaacacaaggatgaaccggtgcagcaaaactcacataaaagacatattgtaaacattataagactctacaccgtcttccttgttgttcaaactcaatactagaaattatctagaccttagagagaccaattatgcaaaccaaattttagcaagctctatgtatttcttcattaataggtgcaaagtatatgatgcaagagc
This region of Lolium perenne isolate Kyuss_39 chromosome 2, Kyuss_2.0, whole genome shotgun sequence genomic DNA includes:
- the LOC127336400 gene encoding uncharacterized protein, whose product is MAAASVGATLSRALETHSDPSPESLSKAPSSSSSRAAEAEASPVSTDGGAEEDVLDLDSPWVAAADAESRLEEAAMAAAAAALHLRAGNEADADEIRDNQQRQDDELMALEAIYGDDLAVLENKGGLRYFQIYIHYELHDGIEVCAKISSANRNREPEGCPNGIPQS